One Opitutaceae bacterium DNA segment encodes these proteins:
- a CDS encoding GHMP kinase produces the protein MVIARAPVRVSFLGGGTDFPDHFRQHGGAVLVTAVNRYAHVTVQPFLEEYFDHRIRLCYRRNEAVNSTDEIQHPAIRAALEKLGLSSGIEMHVMADLPARTGLGSSSTFVVAMLQALHAYCGRFRSTRDLADEAIEIEREILREAGGWQDQIAAAFGGLNLVQFNPSGSYQVQPIPLTQERIQDLERHMLLVYTEIQRDSFSVFGQEAKASPEDRVRTFCRLSQLAHLGVDCLASDRPITEFGELLHAGWELKKEAGAVTLPEIDAWYAAGLKAGATGGKLLGAGKGGFILFIAEPRHHEAIGRALGGRPTVSVRVNAPGSQIIFSQR, from the coding sequence ATGGTCATAGCCCGCGCGCCGGTGCGGGTGAGTTTTCTTGGTGGAGGCACTGACTTCCCGGATCATTTCAGGCAACATGGCGGCGCCGTCCTTGTCACTGCGGTCAATCGTTATGCGCATGTGACCGTCCAGCCGTTTCTCGAGGAGTATTTCGATCACAGGATACGCCTGTGCTACCGGCGCAATGAGGCGGTCAATTCGACTGACGAAATCCAGCATCCGGCGATCCGAGCGGCGCTCGAAAAACTCGGCCTGTCGTCGGGGATTGAGATGCATGTCATGGCGGACCTCCCGGCGCGGACCGGGCTGGGTTCGTCGTCCACCTTTGTCGTGGCCATGCTTCAGGCGCTGCATGCGTACTGCGGACGCTTTCGCTCGACGCGTGATTTGGCGGACGAGGCGATCGAGATCGAGCGGGAGATACTCCGTGAGGCCGGTGGATGGCAGGATCAGATCGCCGCAGCGTTTGGCGGCCTGAACCTGGTCCAGTTCAACCCCAGCGGAAGCTATCAGGTTCAGCCGATTCCCCTGACGCAGGAGCGCATCCAGGATCTCGAGCGGCACATGCTTCTCGTGTACACGGAAATCCAGCGGGACAGTTTTTCGGTTTTTGGGCAGGAGGCAAAGGCTTCTCCGGAGGACCGGGTCCGCACGTTCTGCAGGCTGTCACAGCTTGCGCACCTCGGCGTGGACTGTCTTGCGTCGGACCGGCCGATCACCGAATTTGGCGAGCTGCTGCACGCCGGATGGGAGCTCAAGAAGGAGGCCGGAGCGGTCACGCTGCCGGAAATCGACGCCTGGTATGCGGCGGGACTCAAGGCTGGTGCGACGGGAGGCAAGCTGCTTGGAGCCGGCAAGGGCGGATTCATTCTGTTCATCGCCGAGCCCAGACACCATGAGGCGATAGGCAGGGCGCTGGGCGGCCGACCGACGGTCAGTGTTCGCGTGAACGCGCCCGGTTCACAGATCATCTTCTCCCAACGCTGA
- a CDS encoding glycosyltransferase family 4 protein has product MRVHLIDPQLSGEGGHYANHDAQLIRELKRRGVEVDLYGRKGATISVEGISPRPVFTHDIFQEFARDPAVWAMENFHACNDAFLADLQTIPVDQIAAGDLVYFPNLLQNQLHAIARWLTALPVDRRPAVAVMLRYLNHAMDYVQKRANKELIALYYRYAVRALREAQPRSLICADTRELAAAYHQITGIQVLELPNPMDVAPLMARNQAGGPNEGGRPVIVYQGHTSPLRGFHFLPDIIDRCSRLSPRPRFVIQVQNRPAALSSGLGPSLARLDKLAAEAGTSVRLVEGALSADDYFALLGEADILLLPYAPTFYGHGSSGVFTEAASAGKVIVVSPQTVPARQGAEYGLGVVPAAKWEPSAMAEAVGNALRDLEQLRDRAATGAPRFRTEQCAEALWDKVLNAMPR; this is encoded by the coding sequence ATGCGTGTTCATCTGATCGATCCCCAATTGTCCGGAGAAGGCGGACACTATGCGAACCACGATGCGCAGCTGATCAGGGAGTTGAAACGCCGCGGCGTCGAGGTTGATCTGTACGGACGAAAAGGTGCGACGATTTCCGTCGAGGGAATTTCGCCGCGCCCGGTGTTCACGCACGACATCTTTCAGGAGTTCGCCAGGGATCCGGCGGTCTGGGCCATGGAGAATTTCCATGCGTGCAACGATGCGTTTCTTGCCGACCTCCAGACCATTCCTGTGGATCAAATCGCTGCAGGGGATCTCGTCTATTTTCCCAATCTGCTCCAAAACCAACTGCACGCCATTGCGCGCTGGCTCACCGCCCTGCCCGTCGATCGCCGCCCGGCTGTGGCGGTGATGCTGCGGTACCTCAATCATGCGATGGACTACGTGCAGAAGCGTGCGAACAAGGAGCTGATTGCACTCTACTACAGGTATGCCGTGCGTGCGCTGAGAGAGGCGCAGCCACGTTCGCTGATCTGTGCGGACACGCGCGAACTTGCGGCCGCCTATCATCAGATCACCGGAATTCAGGTCCTCGAACTGCCCAATCCGATGGACGTCGCACCCCTCATGGCCAGGAACCAAGCGGGAGGCCCGAATGAAGGCGGGAGACCTGTGATTGTCTACCAAGGGCACACCAGTCCGTTGCGCGGGTTTCATTTCCTGCCGGACATCATCGATCGATGCTCCCGGCTTTCTCCACGCCCGCGATTCGTCATTCAGGTTCAGAACCGTCCGGCTGCTCTATCGAGCGGGCTGGGACCGTCGCTGGCGCGTCTGGACAAGCTTGCGGCCGAAGCGGGGACCAGTGTGCGGCTGGTCGAAGGGGCGCTGTCCGCTGATGACTACTTTGCGCTGCTGGGTGAGGCGGACATCTTGCTGCTGCCCTATGCGCCGACTTTCTACGGCCATGGTTCCTCCGGCGTTTTCACGGAAGCCGCATCCGCCGGCAAGGTGATCGTGGTTTCCCCGCAAACCGTGCCTGCGCGTCAGGGGGCGGAGTACGGCCTCGGCGTTGTGCCGGCGGCAAAGTGGGAGCCATCCGCCATGGCTGAGGCCGTGGGAAATGCCCTGAGGGACTTGGAGCAATTGCGTGACAGGGCCGCCACGGGTGCACCGCGCTTCCGGACGGAGCAGTGTGCCGAGGCGCTTTGGGACAAGGTGCTGAACGCAATGCCGAGGTAG
- a CDS encoding LysR family transcriptional regulator: MELRHLRYFAAVARALSFRAAAEDLNLSTPALSKQVRDLETELGVRLLDRDTTRVSLTKAGAVFLEDARAILQQSEKAAQRARDAAQGNRGRLTIGNIGPIAANHLAASLAVFCTRHPDVEVELIDMDVASQMAALSSKELDIGFITANALHQLPPSLKWALVFSTPLCAVLGADHRLASRSSVPLAELASERVLCISGGRLSLHRTFIRGLMEGRGLKAHKLVDVRGFESLLAMIAGGQGVSLLAGRSGLTRIDNLVVRPLKETGPDIEVAICAVWRPGRESLLARRFIEAFDEKPGSSIKNRKRLTRFAA; this comes from the coding sequence ATGGAGCTTCGTCATCTTCGCTATTTCGCAGCGGTCGCCAGGGCCCTCAGCTTCCGCGCGGCCGCGGAGGACCTCAATCTCTCCACCCCCGCGCTGAGCAAGCAGGTTCGCGACCTCGAAACCGAACTCGGCGTCCGGCTTCTGGATCGTGACACCACCAGGGTGTCCCTCACCAAGGCCGGCGCGGTTTTTCTCGAGGATGCGCGCGCGATCCTGCAGCAGTCGGAGAAGGCGGCGCAGCGGGCGCGCGACGCCGCCCAGGGAAATCGCGGACGTCTCACCATCGGCAACATCGGGCCCATTGCGGCCAACCATCTCGCGGCCAGCCTGGCGGTATTCTGCACGCGGCACCCGGACGTTGAAGTCGAGCTCATCGACATGGACGTCGCCTCCCAGATGGCTGCGCTCTCGAGCAAGGAGCTCGACATCGGATTCATCACTGCCAACGCGCTTCATCAACTGCCGCCCTCGCTCAAGTGGGCGCTCGTCTTCTCCACCCCGCTGTGCGCGGTTCTGGGAGCGGACCATCGGCTCGCCTCCAGGAGCTCGGTGCCGCTGGCGGAACTGGCGTCGGAGCGGGTGCTCTGCATCAGCGGAGGCAGGCTTTCCCTGCATCGCACCTTCATTCGCGGCCTGATGGAGGGACGTGGATTGAAGGCTCACAAGCTTGTTGATGTGAGGGGTTTTGAGTCTCTCCTCGCAATGATTGCCGGCGGCCAGGGCGTATCACTCCTCGCGGGGCGAAGCGGTCTCACCCGGATCGACAATCTCGTTGTTCGGCCCCTGAAGGAAACCGGTCCCGATATCGAGGTCGCGATCTGCGCCGTCTGGCGCCCCGGCAGGGAGTCACTGCTCGCCCGCCGTTTCATCGAGGCATTTGACGAAAAACCAGGAAGCTCCATCAAGAACAGGAAGCGACTGACGAGATTCGCCGCCTGA
- a CDS encoding winged helix-turn-helix transcriptional regulator, with protein MRTASHDSIPKTLQYLASTAGEDCRLRLQASLQIMDAGDQLLRVLRRRLAQEGLTGEGFQVLASLADLPEVAPLSDLMAIVDMPRAFLSETVTRLEYSGLIERQRGELDRRMIRLRMTDAGRTAIEDARNLVHRSIRQIFGATDEDALRGFAEHCVTVAKEAKSIGQ; from the coding sequence GTGAGAACTGCGAGCCATGATTCCATTCCAAAGACGCTCCAGTACCTTGCGTCAACAGCCGGAGAGGACTGCCGGCTGCGATTGCAGGCGTCGCTTCAGATCATGGATGCAGGAGACCAGCTCCTGCGCGTCCTGCGCCGGCGGCTTGCACAGGAGGGCCTGACGGGCGAGGGGTTTCAGGTTCTGGCATCGCTCGCGGACCTTCCTGAAGTTGCGCCGCTGTCCGATCTGATGGCCATTGTGGACATGCCGAGGGCGTTCCTGAGCGAGACGGTGACGAGGCTTGAGTATTCCGGACTGATCGAGCGTCAGCGTGGCGAGCTCGATCGCCGGATGATCCGCCTGCGAATGACGGATGCGGGCAGGACGGCCATTGAAGATGCCCGAAACCTTGTGCATCGAAGCATTCGGCAGATTTTTGGGGCGACGGATGAGGATGCACTGCGTGGCTTCGCCGAGCATTGCGTGACGGTCGCCAAGGAAGCCAAATCGATTGGCCAGTGA
- a CDS encoding efflux RND transporter periplasmic adaptor subunit, which translates to MTMFRRIIHFPAGFLSIRAWLAACTAAMALMGCSKQSVPATGQTGAPTEVGVITVTPRPYTLFRELPGRTSAHRIAEVRARVSGIVLKRLFDEGSEVTEGQALYTIDPAPYQAALDSAQAVLARAEARLVSAKLQADRHEALFKASAISRQELEDAEADLQVAQADVSAGKAAVQTASINLEYTRVLSPISGRIGSSQVTEGAYVQSGQSTLLATVQQIDRLYVDVNQASTEVLRLRKALQSGKLHSAGQGAGEARVTLLLEDGSAYEHAGTLQFADITVDPSTGTVRVRALVPNPQRELLPGMFVRARIEEGVNPAAMLIPQQGVSRNQRGNATAMVVSDQGRAEIRILTAERAVGSDWIVTSGLNSGDKVIVQNLQRIRPGSAVVPVPATIAASDSDASGVKP; encoded by the coding sequence ATGACCATGTTCCGACGCATCATTCATTTTCCTGCCGGATTCCTTTCGATCAGAGCCTGGCTTGCGGCATGCACAGCCGCGATGGCTTTGATGGGATGCTCGAAACAGAGCGTTCCGGCCACGGGCCAGACCGGTGCGCCCACGGAGGTGGGGGTGATCACAGTGACCCCGAGACCGTACACGCTCTTCCGGGAGCTTCCCGGACGCACCTCCGCCCACCGCATTGCCGAGGTGAGGGCGCGCGTCAGCGGCATTGTGCTCAAGAGGCTCTTTGACGAAGGCAGCGAGGTCACTGAGGGGCAGGCGCTTTACACGATCGATCCGGCACCCTACCAGGCGGCGCTCGACAGCGCCCAGGCCGTGCTTGCGCGGGCGGAAGCGCGTCTGGTGTCCGCGAAACTGCAGGCCGACCGCCATGAGGCGCTCTTCAAGGCCAGTGCCATCAGCCGCCAGGAGCTGGAGGATGCCGAAGCCGACCTTCAGGTGGCGCAGGCGGATGTTTCCGCCGGCAAGGCGGCTGTGCAGACCGCCTCCATCAATCTCGAATACACCCGGGTGCTTTCGCCGATATCCGGCAGAATTGGTTCATCACAGGTCACCGAGGGGGCGTATGTGCAATCCGGCCAGTCGACCCTGCTGGCGACGGTGCAGCAGATCGACCGTCTCTATGTTGATGTGAACCAGGCGAGCACCGAGGTGCTTCGATTGAGGAAGGCCCTTCAGAGCGGCAAGCTTCACAGCGCGGGACAGGGGGCGGGTGAGGCGCGGGTAACTTTGCTGCTCGAGGACGGCAGCGCCTACGAGCATGCCGGCACGCTCCAATTCGCGGATATCACCGTTGACCCATCCACCGGAACGGTGCGCGTGCGTGCGCTGGTGCCCAATCCGCAGCGCGAACTTCTGCCCGGCATGTTTGTCCGGGCGCGCATTGAGGAGGGGGTGAATCCCGCGGCAATGCTCATACCGCAGCAGGGTGTTTCGCGAAACCAGCGCGGCAATGCCACCGCGATGGTCGTGTCTGATCAGGGCAGGGCGGAGATTCGGATTCTGACGGCTGAACGGGCGGTGGGAAGCGACTGGATTGTCACGTCGGGCCTCAACAGCGGAGACAAGGTGATCGTGCAGAATCTGCAGCGCATCCGGCCGGGCTCCGCCGTTGTTCCGGTTCCGGCGACAATTGCCGCTTCGGACTCCGACGCCTCCGGCGTGAAGCCGTAG
- a CDS encoding efflux RND transporter permease subunit translates to MAKFFIDRPIFAWVIALVIMLSGMAAIRTLPVSQYPSIAPPAISVRAVYPGASAKTVEDTVTQVIEQNMNGIDNLRYMASTSDSGGNVTITLTFEAGTDADIAQVQVQNKLQLAMPLLPNEVQQQGVRVTKSVRNFLMVLGFVSKDGSMSRNDISDYVAANVQDSISRIQGVGDIQLFGTQYAMRIWLNPDGLANYRLTISDITSALQAQNAQVSAGQLGGTPAVPGQRMAATITAQTRLETAEQFGNVLLRVNEDGSLVRLRDVARVELGGENYSIETRYNGRPASGMAIRPATGANALETARLVREKIEELSQFFPPGLTVEFPLDTTPFVRISISEVVKTLVEAIALVFLVMYLFMQNFRATLIPTIAVPVVLLGTFAVMDAAGFSINTLTMFGMVLAIGLLVDDAIVVVENVERVMSEEGLSPRDATRKSMEQITGALVGIALVLTAVFVPMAFFGGSVGVIYRQFSITVVSAMILSVIVAIVLTPALCATMLKPIPKGHHGTKRGFFGWFNRLFERSSSKYTTGVSGLLTRTGRSLVVYVLILGAMALLFVRMPTGFLPDEDQGLMFAQVLLPVGSTQEQTLAVMKDVEKHFLENEKANVESIFTVAGFSFGGQGQHTGLAFIKLRDWADRPGRDAKVKAIAGRAMGAFMKFKDAIAFAFAPPSVLELGTANGFDYRLQDQAGLGHDRLMEARAQFLELASKHPDLSNVRPSGFEDNPQYKIDVDQEKASALGISLTDINRTLSAAWGSSYVNDFIDKGRVKRVYIQADAPYRMLPEDLNRWYVRNSRKEMVPFSAFASARWMYGPSLLERFNGLPAIAVQGEPAPGRSTGDAMAALEQISRQLPLGTGHAWGGLSFEERLSGSQAPALYAVSLLVVFLCLAALYESWSIPFAVMLVVPLGVIGALLAAMVRGLPNDVYFQVGLLTTIGLSCKNAILIVEFAKEGYDRGMSLMDATILAARQRLRPILMTSFAFVLGVLPLVRANGAGSGSQNAIGTGVMGGMLSATFLAIFLIPVFFVAVLRLMKVKPRPGSSGTHG, encoded by the coding sequence ATGGCCAAATTTTTCATCGATCGACCCATTTTTGCGTGGGTGATTGCGCTTGTCATCATGCTGTCAGGGATGGCGGCCATCCGGACGCTGCCGGTATCCCAGTATCCCAGCATCGCTCCGCCGGCCATTTCCGTACGCGCGGTCTATCCCGGGGCGTCCGCGAAGACCGTCGAGGACACGGTGACCCAGGTCATCGAGCAGAACATGAATGGCATCGACAACCTGCGCTACATGGCGTCGACGAGCGACTCGGGCGGCAATGTGACCATCACGCTGACGTTCGAGGCGGGGACGGATGCCGACATCGCGCAGGTCCAGGTGCAGAACAAGCTGCAGCTCGCCATGCCGCTCCTGCCGAATGAGGTGCAGCAGCAGGGGGTCAGGGTCACGAAATCGGTGAGAAACTTTCTGATGGTGCTGGGCTTTGTCTCGAAGGACGGAAGCATGAGCCGCAACGACATCTCCGACTACGTTGCGGCGAATGTGCAGGACTCGATCAGCCGCATCCAGGGTGTCGGCGACATCCAGCTCTTCGGCACGCAGTATGCGATGCGCATCTGGCTGAATCCCGACGGCCTCGCGAACTATCGGCTGACTATCAGCGACATCACGTCTGCGCTGCAGGCGCAGAACGCGCAGGTGTCCGCGGGTCAGCTCGGCGGCACTCCAGCGGTTCCCGGTCAGCGGATGGCGGCTACAATCACGGCGCAGACCCGGCTCGAAACCGCGGAGCAGTTCGGCAACGTCCTCCTTCGCGTCAACGAGGATGGCTCCCTGGTGCGCCTGCGTGATGTGGCGCGGGTCGAGCTTGGAGGTGAAAACTACTCGATTGAAACGCGCTACAATGGCAGGCCCGCCTCGGGCATGGCCATTCGTCCGGCGACGGGCGCGAACGCACTGGAAACCGCCCGGCTGGTGCGTGAAAAGATCGAGGAGCTGTCGCAGTTTTTCCCGCCTGGCCTGACCGTCGAGTTCCCCCTCGACACGACACCCTTTGTGAGGATCTCCATCTCGGAGGTGGTCAAGACTCTCGTCGAGGCGATCGCGCTGGTCTTCCTGGTGATGTACCTGTTCATGCAGAATTTTCGGGCGACACTCATTCCAACAATCGCCGTGCCGGTGGTGCTGCTGGGAACTTTCGCCGTGATGGATGCCGCTGGTTTCTCCATCAATACGCTGACCATGTTCGGCATGGTGCTTGCGATCGGCCTGCTGGTGGACGACGCGATTGTTGTCGTCGAGAATGTCGAGCGGGTGATGAGCGAGGAGGGATTGTCGCCGCGGGATGCGACGAGGAAATCCATGGAGCAGATCACGGGGGCTCTTGTAGGCATTGCGCTCGTACTGACGGCCGTGTTTGTGCCGATGGCTTTTTTCGGCGGATCGGTGGGGGTGATCTACCGCCAGTTCTCGATCACGGTCGTTTCAGCCATGATCCTTTCGGTGATCGTGGCGATCGTGCTGACTCCCGCCCTGTGCGCGACGATGCTGAAACCGATCCCGAAGGGGCATCATGGCACAAAACGGGGCTTCTTCGGGTGGTTCAACCGGCTGTTTGAACGCAGTTCCTCGAAGTACACCACGGGCGTATCCGGTTTGCTGACGCGAACAGGGCGCTCACTTGTGGTTTACGTGCTCATTCTCGGTGCGATGGCGCTGCTCTTCGTGCGCATGCCCACGGGGTTCCTTCCGGATGAGGACCAGGGATTGATGTTCGCCCAGGTGCTTCTGCCTGTGGGATCCACCCAGGAGCAGACGCTCGCCGTGATGAAGGACGTGGAGAAACATTTCCTCGAAAACGAGAAGGCCAACGTCGAGTCGATCTTCACGGTTGCGGGATTCAGCTTTGGAGGCCAGGGGCAGCACACGGGACTCGCGTTCATCAAGCTGCGCGACTGGGCTGATAGACCGGGCAGGGATGCCAAGGTGAAGGCGATTGCAGGCCGCGCGATGGGCGCGTTCATGAAGTTCAAGGATGCGATCGCGTTTGCGTTTGCGCCGCCCTCGGTGCTCGAGCTGGGCACCGCGAATGGCTTTGACTACCGCCTGCAGGACCAGGCCGGACTCGGGCACGATCGCCTGATGGAGGCCCGCGCTCAGTTTCTGGAGCTGGCGTCGAAGCACCCCGATCTGAGCAACGTCCGTCCAAGCGGATTTGAGGACAACCCCCAGTACAAGATTGATGTGGACCAGGAGAAGGCCAGTGCGCTGGGCATTTCGCTCACGGACATCAACCGCACGCTGTCGGCCGCCTGGGGCTCGTCCTATGTCAATGACTTCATCGACAAGGGGCGGGTGAAGCGGGTCTACATTCAGGCGGATGCGCCCTATCGCATGCTGCCCGAGGACCTGAACCGCTGGTACGTGAGAAACAGTCGGAAGGAGATGGTGCCCTTCTCCGCGTTTGCGAGTGCGCGCTGGATGTATGGACCCTCGCTGCTGGAGCGATTCAACGGCCTGCCTGCGATTGCGGTCCAGGGGGAGCCCGCACCCGGCAGGAGCACGGGTGACGCCATGGCGGCGCTCGAGCAGATTTCCAGGCAGTTGCCGCTGGGAACGGGACATGCCTGGGGAGGGTTGTCGTTCGAGGAGCGGCTGTCGGGTTCGCAGGCGCCGGCGCTGTATGCGGTTTCGCTTCTTGTGGTGTTTCTCTGCCTGGCTGCGCTCTATGAAAGCTGGTCCATTCCGTTCGCCGTGATGCTGGTGGTTCCGCTCGGCGTGATCGGCGCCCTGCTGGCTGCGATGGTCCGCGGACTGCCCAACGACGTCTATTTCCAGGTTGGGCTGCTGACCACGATCGGCCTGTCGTGCAAGAACGCCATTCTCATCGTCGAGTTTGCGAAGGAGGGGTATGACCGCGGCATGAGTCTCATGGACGCCACGATTCTGGCAGCGCGCCAGCGGCTGCGGCCAATCCTCATGACCTCGTTCGCATTCGTCCTGGGCGTGCTTCCGCTCGTGCGTGCCAATGGTGCCGGATCCGGCAGCCAGAACGCCATCGGCACGGGTGTGATGGGGGGCATGCTGAGCGCGACGTTTCTCGCCATCTTCCTGATACCGGTGTTCTTCGTCGCGGTGCTTCGCCTGATGAAGGTCAAGCCGCGGCCAGGGAGCTCGGGCACGCACGGATGA
- the glnS gene encoding glutamine--tRNA ligase, which produces MSAETSTPAAEPSDFIRDIVASDVSAGRHAKIVTRFPPEPNGYLHIGHAKSICLNFGIAREQNGQCNLRFDDTNPAKEEAEYVDSIIADVRWLISGWADHCLAFKSKGASAHRSLQEGRLDFHMSPANPNSGITEPFFASDYFEALYEFALVLIREGRAYVCDLSPKETDEYRGAPDQPGRDSPWRNRTVAENLDLFQRMRAGEFADGARSLRARIDMTSPNVWLRDPLLYRIRHVPHHQTGNAWCIYPLYDYAHCLSDYIEGVTHSICTLEFVDHRPLYDWILTNLNLPRPVPHQYEFAKLVPGYTLVSKRKLLQLVEAKVVDGWDDPRLPTLAALRRRGVPAAALRRFVIGVGVTRYNSVTDIALFEHAVREELNAMALRRFAVLNPVRIVLTNIADGETIPCEAVNDPQSEAPTRRSMPLTREVYIESDDFAEVPPPKYFRLKPGGEVRLKYACIIRLDEIVKDSSGAVLELRCTADLSTRSGAPNADRKVKGTIHWVSTRHCFDAEVRLYDRLFTVSEPAREEDFLRVVNPDSLRIVTGKLEHSLGDAAIGATFQFERLGYFTRDVHPGVSGQPAFNRTITLKDTWVR; this is translated from the coding sequence ATGTCCGCTGAAACCTCCACGCCTGCAGCCGAGCCATCCGACTTCATCCGCGACATTGTCGCGTCCGACGTCTCCGCCGGACGCCATGCGAAAATCGTGACCCGATTCCCGCCGGAACCCAACGGCTACCTTCATATCGGTCACGCCAAGTCAATCTGCCTGAATTTCGGAATCGCCCGGGAGCAGAACGGCCAGTGCAACCTGCGTTTTGACGACACCAATCCCGCGAAGGAAGAGGCGGAGTACGTTGATTCAATAATCGCCGACGTCCGCTGGCTGATCTCCGGATGGGCCGACCATTGCCTCGCCTTCAAATCGAAGGGAGCCAGTGCGCACCGATCACTCCAGGAAGGCAGGCTGGATTTTCACATGTCTCCCGCGAATCCAAATTCCGGGATCACCGAACCCTTTTTCGCCAGCGACTATTTTGAAGCGCTCTACGAGTTCGCCCTCGTCCTGATCAGGGAGGGGAGGGCTTACGTGTGCGACCTTTCACCGAAGGAAACCGACGAATACCGCGGCGCGCCCGATCAGCCGGGCAGGGATTCACCCTGGAGGAATCGCACGGTCGCCGAGAATCTCGATCTCTTCCAGCGCATGCGCGCGGGGGAGTTTGCCGATGGAGCCCGATCGCTGCGGGCGAGGATCGACATGACATCACCGAATGTCTGGCTGCGCGATCCGCTTCTCTATCGCATCCGCCATGTGCCGCATCACCAGACCGGAAATGCCTGGTGCATTTATCCACTGTACGATTACGCGCACTGCCTGAGCGACTACATCGAGGGCGTGACTCACAGCATCTGCACGCTCGAGTTCGTGGACCACAGGCCGCTCTACGACTGGATCCTAACGAATCTCAATCTGCCGCGTCCTGTCCCGCACCAGTACGAATTCGCCAAGCTTGTGCCCGGCTACACGCTGGTTTCGAAACGCAAGCTCCTGCAGCTCGTCGAGGCGAAGGTCGTCGATGGCTGGGACGATCCGCGCCTGCCCACCCTCGCGGCTCTCCGAAGGCGGGGTGTGCCCGCGGCCGCCCTGCGACGCTTTGTCATCGGGGTCGGAGTCACCCGATACAACAGCGTCACAGACATCGCCCTTTTTGAACATGCCGTCCGCGAAGAGCTGAACGCCATGGCACTGCGCCGGTTCGCCGTCCTGAATCCCGTCAGAATCGTTCTCACCAACATCGCTGACGGTGAAACCATCCCCTGCGAAGCCGTGAATGACCCGCAGTCCGAGGCGCCAACGCGCCGGTCCATGCCCCTCACCCGCGAAGTCTACATTGAATCGGATGATTTTGCGGAGGTTCCTCCGCCAAAGTATTTCCGACTGAAGCCCGGCGGCGAGGTGCGGCTGAAGTATGCGTGCATCATCAGGCTCGATGAGATCGTGAAGGATTCATCAGGAGCTGTTCTCGAACTGCGATGCACCGCTGACCTTTCCACGCGCAGCGGCGCACCCAACGCCGACCGCAAGGTCAAGGGAACCATCCATTGGGTGAGCACCCGGCACTGCTTCGACGCGGAGGTTCGCCTCTATGACCGTCTGTTCACGGTGTCGGAACCCGCCCGTGAGGAGGACTTCCTCAGGGTCGTCAATCCCGACTCGCTCCGGATCGTCACTGGAAAGCTCGAACATTCACTGGGCGACGCCGCGATTGGAGCGACCTTCCAATTCGAGCGTCTCGGGTATTTTACCCGCGACGTGCACCCCGGCGTTTCCGGACAACCGGCATTCAACCGGACAATCACACTGAAGGACACCTGGGTGAGATAG